The Trinickia acidisoli genome includes a window with the following:
- a CDS encoding helicase-related protein: MEIIDNINRLLGDDLKQTLLPGAKLKVAASCFSMYAYESLKAELEKIEELSFIFTAPTFVADEVTDKIRRERREFHIPKLDRERSLYGSEFEIQLRNQLTQRAIAKECADWLRRKAKFRSNRSKAPMQQFACVQSAEASAAYLPLHGFTAVDLGYQQGNAVSNLVNKMDEPGFTTTYLSLFDQIWNDPGKLEDVTAQICDHIASVYQENSPEGIYFLMLYNIFNEFLDDISEDVLPNDRTGYQDTLIWNKLFNYQKDAATGIINKLETYSGCILADSVGLGKTFTALAVIKYYELRNRSVLLLCPKKLADNWLNYNRNLKTNVFARDRFSYDVLCHTDLSRTSGESFGTPLNRINWGNYDLVVIDESHNFRNDDAYKDKETRYQKLMNKVIREGVKTKVLMLSATPVNNRFTDLRNQLALAYEGDSENLSKKLRTSKSVEEVFRNAQKAFNAWSKLPPEERTPRAILDALDFDFFELLDSVTIARSRRHIQTFYDTKDIGHFPERRKPLSFHCALTTRSDVMNFNEIFEQLTKLMLAVYAPAKYIFASKRQQYIDRYNAQSGDEKGNLSLEGRESGLQRLMTVNLLKRLESSVQSFRLTLQSLQANHQNALEKIAGHKQTGSAASVADLTEVLEDLDTEEDDLLDELDQGSDIGGKVKINLADMDLPSWEHDLKVDLANIEALLASMSKITPADDAKLQHLKALVLEKIANPINPGNRKVLIFTAFADTADYLYANLSPELLASQKLHTGKVTGSDRPKSTLPRAYDFQELLTLFSPRSKEKAIVLPNEPAEIDVLVGTDCISEGQNLQDCDYVINYDIHWNPVRIIQRFGRVDRIGSPNRSIQLVNYWPDISLDEYINLKERVENRMMIVDVSATGDDNVISAQANDMSYRKEQLRRLQEEVIELEDLKTGVSITDLGLNDFRMDLLNYVKTHGELDRSPNGLHAIVPANSDLGLAPGVIFTLRNRNSGVNPPANLPQHNRLHPYYLVYINNDGEIVHDHTEVKRLLDLARTCCKGQAEPIADACQRFNKATADGRRMQPYSGLLSKAIRSMIEVKEEKDLDSLFTGGKTTALTHTINGLDDFELIAFLVIQEAE; the protein is encoded by the coding sequence ATGGAGATCATCGACAACATCAACCGTCTGCTCGGTGACGACCTGAAGCAGACTCTCCTGCCCGGCGCAAAGCTGAAAGTCGCAGCCTCCTGCTTCTCGATGTACGCCTACGAGTCGTTGAAGGCAGAGCTGGAGAAGATCGAGGAACTGAGCTTCATCTTCACTGCGCCCACCTTCGTCGCGGATGAAGTGACCGACAAGATTCGCCGCGAGCGCCGGGAGTTTCACATTCCCAAGCTCGACCGCGAGCGCAGCCTCTACGGCAGCGAGTTCGAGATCCAACTTCGCAACCAGCTCACGCAGCGCGCCATCGCGAAGGAATGCGCTGACTGGCTGCGTCGCAAGGCAAAGTTCCGCAGCAACCGTAGCAAGGCCCCGATGCAGCAGTTCGCCTGCGTGCAGTCGGCGGAAGCGAGCGCCGCCTACCTGCCGCTGCATGGCTTCACCGCCGTCGATCTAGGCTACCAGCAGGGCAACGCCGTTTCCAATCTGGTCAACAAGATGGATGAGCCGGGCTTCACGACCACCTACCTGAGCCTGTTCGATCAGATCTGGAACGATCCGGGGAAGCTCGAGGACGTCACCGCGCAGATCTGCGACCACATCGCTTCGGTGTATCAGGAGAACTCTCCGGAAGGCATCTACTTCCTGATGCTCTACAACATCTTCAACGAGTTTCTCGACGACATTAGCGAAGACGTCCTGCCCAACGACCGCACGGGCTATCAGGACACGCTGATCTGGAACAAGCTCTTCAACTACCAGAAAGACGCGGCCACCGGCATCATCAACAAGCTGGAAACCTACAGCGGCTGCATCCTCGCTGACAGTGTTGGCCTCGGCAAAACCTTCACCGCGCTCGCGGTCATCAAGTATTACGAGTTGCGCAATCGGTCGGTGCTGCTGCTGTGCCCGAAGAAGCTGGCAGACAACTGGCTCAACTACAACCGCAACCTCAAGACCAACGTCTTCGCCCGCGACCGCTTCAGCTACGACGTCCTCTGTCACACGGATTTGAGCCGCACGAGCGGCGAATCCTTCGGCACACCGCTCAACCGTATCAACTGGGGCAACTACGATCTCGTCGTCATTGACGAATCGCACAACTTCCGCAACGACGACGCCTACAAGGACAAGGAAACTCGCTACCAGAAGCTGATGAACAAGGTCATCCGCGAAGGCGTAAAGACCAAAGTGCTGATGCTCTCGGCCACGCCGGTCAACAATCGCTTCACCGACCTGCGTAACCAGCTTGCACTAGCCTACGAAGGCGATTCGGAAAACCTCAGCAAGAAGCTGCGCACCAGCAAATCGGTGGAGGAAGTTTTCCGCAACGCGCAAAAGGCATTCAATGCATGGTCGAAGCTGCCACCAGAAGAACGCACGCCGCGGGCGATCCTGGATGCGCTGGACTTCGATTTCTTCGAACTGCTGGACAGCGTAACCATCGCGCGCTCGCGCAGGCACATCCAGACCTTTTACGACACCAAGGACATCGGGCATTTTCCCGAACGCCGCAAGCCCTTGTCGTTCCATTGCGCCTTGACCACGCGGTCAGACGTGATGAATTTTAACGAGATTTTCGAACAGCTGACCAAACTCATGCTGGCGGTGTATGCACCGGCCAAATACATCTTTGCAAGCAAACGGCAGCAATACATCGATCGCTACAACGCGCAATCTGGCGACGAGAAGGGCAACCTGAGTCTGGAAGGCCGTGAAAGCGGCCTGCAACGCTTGATGACCGTGAACCTGCTCAAGCGGCTGGAAAGCTCAGTCCAGTCATTCCGTCTCACGTTGCAATCCCTGCAAGCCAATCATCAGAACGCGCTGGAGAAGATTGCTGGCCACAAACAGACCGGCAGCGCTGCCAGTGTGGCGGACTTGACCGAAGTATTGGAAGACCTCGACACCGAGGAAGACGACCTGCTCGATGAACTCGATCAGGGCAGTGACATCGGCGGGAAGGTCAAGATCAATCTGGCCGACATGGACTTGCCCTCGTGGGAACACGACCTCAAGGTCGATCTCGCCAACATCGAGGCGCTGCTGGCATCGATGTCCAAGATTACCCCAGCCGACGACGCCAAGCTCCAGCACCTCAAAGCCCTTGTGCTGGAGAAGATCGCGAACCCCATCAACCCCGGCAATCGCAAGGTGCTGATCTTCACCGCCTTCGCGGACACGGCAGACTATCTCTACGCCAACCTCTCGCCAGAACTGCTGGCTAGCCAGAAACTGCACACCGGCAAGGTTACGGGCAGCGACCGACCCAAATCCACCTTGCCCAGGGCATATGACTTTCAGGAACTATTGACGCTATTCTCGCCGCGTTCCAAAGAGAAGGCCATCGTGCTGCCAAACGAACCGGCGGAAATCGACGTACTCGTCGGCACCGACTGCATCTCCGAAGGCCAAAACCTTCAGGATTGTGACTACGTCATCAACTACGACATCCACTGGAACCCGGTGCGCATCATCCAGCGGTTCGGGCGCGTGGATCGCATTGGCTCGCCTAACCGTAGCATCCAATTGGTGAACTACTGGCCCGACATCTCGCTGGACGAATACATCAACCTCAAAGAGCGTGTCGAGAACCGGATGATGATTGTGGATGTGTCCGCCACTGGCGACGACAACGTCATCTCCGCGCAGGCCAACGACATGTCCTACCGCAAGGAACAACTGCGCCGCCTGCAGGAGGAAGTCATCGAGTTGGAAGACCTGAAGACCGGCGTCTCCATAACCGACCTCGGCCTCAACGACTTCCGCATGGACTTGCTGAACTACGTCAAGACCCACGGTGAACTCGACAGGTCGCCCAACGGCCTGCACGCCATCGTGCCTGCTAACTCCGATTTGGGCCTCGCGCCCGGCGTCATCTTCACGCTGCGCAATCGCAATTCGGGCGTGAACCCGCCCGCGAATCTGCCCCAGCACAACCGGCTGCACCCGTACTACCTCGTTTACATCAACAACGACGGCGAGATCGTCCACGACCACACCGAAGTCAAGCGCCTGCTCGATCTGGCACGCACCTGCTGCAAGGGACAAGCGGAACCGATTGCCGACGCCTGCCAACGTTTCAACAAGGCCACTGCAGACGGTCGCAGGATGCAGCCGTACTCCGGCCTCTTGAGCAAGGCGATCCGCTCGATGATCGAGGTGAAGGAAGAGAAAGACCTCGACAGCCTATTCACCGGCGGCAAAACCACGGCGCTCACGCACACTATCAATGGGCTGGACGACTTCGAGCTGATCGCCTTTCTGGTGATACAGGAGGCCGAATGA
- a CDS encoding helix-turn-helix domain-containing protein, whose product MPTNNSEGGILTIKEVAEYLKVTERTIYRLAAAKKIPAFKVGGTWRFRTADINGWIAAQSKKPEVK is encoded by the coding sequence ATGCCCACGAACAACAGCGAAGGCGGAATCCTCACCATCAAGGAAGTTGCCGAGTACCTGAAGGTCACGGAACGGACGATCTACCGTCTGGCGGCGGCCAAGAAGATCCCGGCCTTCAAGGTCGGCGGGACGTGGCGCTTCCGGACGGCTGACATCAACGGCTGGATTGCGGCCCAGTCGAAGAAGCCGGAGGTGAAATGA